Genomic DNA from Acetilactobacillus jinshanensis:
AATTAAACCCAATCATAAATTGAATCGCTTGGCCACCATTCGCGCTCACCAGATTGCCCAACATTTTAGCCATTATGATAAAAATCATCGACCAATGACGACGCTTGATGCTAATCGAGTGGATTTACCGCATGGCTTTCAAGCTTCCGAAAATATTGCCAGTGCCGGGCTAGGCAACTGTACCGTGATTGGTGATCCGAAAGTTTACCATAATCATAACGGAATTGAAATGGCAAACATGAGTAACGATGCCATGATGAATTATGATTCGTTGGAAAATAATGGCCATCGTAAGAACATTTTGAGTAGTGATAACACGTTAATTGGCGTCGGTGTCGCATATAGTCAACGTAAACACCAGTTTTATTTAGCTGAAGACTTCGGTAGCCGGAATCCACGAAGCAGTGCCGATGTTGATAAGCCCAATTTAAAGATCCACTTAAAAGCTCCACACCGGATAACATGGTGGCATCAGGTGGCTCATTGGCTAACCAAGACTTACCATAAATTTAGCCGTTTAATTTAATGTTTCGCTTTGTATAGCAATAGTTAGCGGAAACGATTACATATTAATTTAATTTTATTTTATAAGAACATTTAATAGCCGTGTGCATAGTAATCTTAAGATATGAATTAATGCACCATTTATTGTCATCACTTCTAGATTTCTTATAATTTAAAGTGATCGAAGGAGGATGACACCGATGAAGTATTGAAACTTAAGTTGCCTTAATCCCGCACTTGACTTATTAAAGGAGCGATTATTTATAAACAATACAGTGTCCCAACATTCAAACATTTCATCATTTCTAAAACTTAAATCTTCTTTCAGTTGCATCAAGCCCAAATAAATACCCAGCAGATTTGATATCTACTGGGTATTTTGGGTCTTATGGAGTTAGTCTGCGAATTGTTCATTTAACGTTCCTAAGTTGCGGATCTTATCATAGCTAATGCCGACGCCAAGGTATCTCCAGTCGGGGTCCAGTTCGTTTTCACGATGACCATTATTAGACAGACTGTCGTGGTTCATAATGTCATCGTTGGCGTCGTAAGCGATGTTATACGGTGTATTGTCGATATATTTATCAAGCGTACCGTCGCTATAGTAATCATGATAGTTGGTAACGAACCAGTCGCTAGCGTTTTCGCCCCAGCCGTTAAAGCCGTAATGATGTTTAAGCAGGAAGCTTTCACCGTCGGTATGGTTGTCAAAGCCGTGAATCCAGTTTTCGGTGTAGCCTTGGGATACATTGAATTGAACCTTAGTTAAATGCTCATATTTAATGCTCTCGTCAGGATTTTCGTAAGCGTACTGAAGATGACGGTTACGGTAGTTGGCCGTGCTTTGCATGGCGTTATCGATAATTAACGGACGAAGCCCATGTCGTTTCCGGGTCGAATTGATGTCTTTAATTAAATTGGTGCGAATAGCGTTATTAAGGGTTGAGCCCTGATTTTTTAAGCGATGGACTTGGTTCGTGGCCTGTAAACGGGATTTGATGTGTCTAATCTTGAGGTTGAACTGACGTCGATTGTATTTAGACGTTAAAACGGCTCTGACGTCGTAATTCAAGATCAGATGTTCAAACTGGAAACTGGATAAGCGACACCAGTTATGAGCCAACAGGACATTAATTCGTTTTTGATCAGTCCTGAGCTGTTGATGATCACATGAATCGTTATAGTCGTGAAAAAGAACCAGTAATCGATAGTATTGGCGTTGGTTAAGTGATTTAGTGCTATGACGAACGCGATGTTTATGACTAATAATCACACTTGTTCGGGTGTGATTAGCGTTGACGTTAATAGATTTGGCGAAAGCACCAAAACCCACTAACATCACGATGACGGAGACAAAAATTAGTAAGCTTTTAATAACCCGTTTAAAACTCATAATAAGCGCCTCCAATTAAATATTAATTAGATTAACTAAAATAAACCTGTTCTAAACTCCGTTA
This window encodes:
- a CDS encoding CAP domain-containing protein, coding for MSFKRVIKSLLIFVSVIVMLVGFGAFAKSINVNANHTRTSVIISHKHRVRHSTKSLNQRQYYRLLVLFHDYNDSCDHQQLRTDQKRINVLLAHNWCRLSSFQFEHLILNYDVRAVLTSKYNRRQFNLKIRHIKSRLQATNQVHRLKNQGSTLNNAIRTNLIKDINSTRKRHGLRPLIIDNAMQSTANYRNRHLQYAYENPDESIKYEHLTKVQFNVSQGYTENWIHGFDNHTDGESFLLKHHYGFNGWGENASDWFVTNYHDYYSDGTLDKYIDNTPYNIAYDANDDIMNHDSLSNNGHRENELDPDWRYLGVGISYDKIRNLGTLNEQFAD
- a CDS encoding CAP domain-containing protein, whose protein sequence is MGRDRVRKGLLIVTLTAILLMSASIKSDAHEQTFHFGNTIYKIENKEPTYDYLNQAQINADLRQFKRQTLHDIDVERAEHISTSIKPNHKLNRLATIRAHQIAQHFSHYDKNHRPMTTLDANRVDLPHGFQASENIASAGLGNCTVIGDPKVYHNHNGIEMANMSNDAMMNYDSLENNGHRKNILSSDNTLIGVGVAYSQRKHQFYLAEDFGSRNPRSSADVDKPNLKIHLKAPHRITWWHQVAHWLTKTYHKFSRLI